Below is a genomic region from Sorghum bicolor cultivar BTx623 chromosome 9, Sorghum_bicolor_NCBIv3, whole genome shotgun sequence.
TGTCAAACACGTAGAGatctacaattttgatataaagtctGTCTTCATCAAATACTATATGAAAAATTATAATTGTTTTGAGCCAGCTATGTCTAAAGACAAATAGCTTAAGAGTATTGTCTCTGCTAAGAGATTTGTTATTGTGCTTGGATGTGGTTCCTCCGAAAAGAATTATCACTAACCATTGATCAAGCCAGAAAAAAAGCTTAATTGTAATTGAGGATATCATAGTACTTTTACTCTGGCTATTAACTCTAATTAACAGTCATCTTATTTTGTCACATGAATATGAGAAACACGGCTTATCAACTATTGTACGGTGTGTTGATAAGTTCAAACTAAGAGAGCCGGTCTCACGCCTGCCCTAGGGATGGGGACGGTGCTCCAAACGAGTACTCATAGTTCTTCTCTAGTATaactaaatgaactaaatgaaaaaaataaaagaaaaaaatatttatttagttTATTTAATTAGATTAGAGAAGAACCGCAGATATCTATTTAGAGAGTCACCGTCATCTTTAGTCTGCCCTGGTGCTCGCCTTGGCGCCGGCCGCTCTGAGGCCTGTCTTTCTCAGGGCTCACGGCCACAGGAGCAGGGGCCTCAAGTGGTCGTCACCGCTTGCAGTAGGATCTGGCCGGGGAGCATCATGCATGTACACCGACAGGAATGACCGGGATCATGCACCATTGAGGCTTTGTTTAAATGCACCTAAAAAgctaaaactttacaagatttctcatcacatcaaattttatggcatatgcatggagcattaaatataaataaaaagaataactaattttacagtttatctgtaaatcgcgaaataaatcttttaaacctagttactttatgattggataatgtttatcaaataaaaacaaaagtgctagagtgtcaaaaatccaaaaactttttggatgtaAACAAGGTTGCAGCTCGTGTTCGTGCCAGCCGTAAAGGTAGTTTAATCAGGCAAGGAGGGCTAAAATGCCTGTCTTGCCTGTATCGCCACTAGCGATGCAGATTTCTGTGGGTTGACCAGTTAGACCCAAATAGTGTCGTCGGGTATCGGTCACCTAGGTAATTAACCCACTTCAGCCCCATGCCAGCCTTCCCCTGCGGCACTGCAAACATCTTCAAAAGAAGAGAGTTCAGTAATGAGTTGACTAACATGCCTAACATGGCTCCTAGATCTTCCAAACTCAGGCAAGATTGGAGGAAGGCGGTATACATGTTAGCAATCTTTCACCTGAAATAATGTTTGTAGATAATTTAGAGCTTGAAGTTATGCCCTTCAAATCTGCTATTTGTGTGTATGCCACAATAATTTGCATGTGCACCACTATCCACGATATTCCTGTGTTGCACACACTAATTTCACTGCCACACACAAATTTTGAGAGCCAAATGGTGCACTCTGGCCCAAAAAGAGAAAAGTTGcttcagaaaagaaaaaaaaggaaaattaaAAACATACCTTATCAATATGTGTTTCTTTGCCTCTCTCCTTCCTCCAAATATGATGACCTCAAGTGAGTCTTTGGGCTGATTTGAGGGTAGAGACCAACCGGAATCTAGCGAGCTTTACGGCGACATACCACTTAGGTGCGCCAGGCTATCATGAAGACGTTTCTTGACAAGACTAACAAATTTGACAATGCGAGCCACCAAGGGCGTAGGGAGAGGGGGGTAGCCAGGAGCTAAGCAATCAACCTTTTTGTAAAAGAGCCCTTATAGATTTGGGCAACTTACAAAACTAATTAATTTGTGTGCATACCACTACCCTCTCCATTCCTGTGTCACACACACTAGTTTCACTGTTGCACGCAAATTTTGAGAGCAAAATTGTGGACTCTATTGCCTAAAAAGATGTAAGTTGCttcaaaaaaggaaaaaaaggaaaGTAAAATTAAAACATACCTTATCAATATGTGTTTCCTCTTCCCTCTCTTTCATGTGAGTGTTTAGGCTGATTTGGGGGTAGGGACTGACCGGAATCTAGCGAGCTTCGAGAGAAGCCTACATCGACATACCACTTAGGCATGCTAGGCTGTCATGAAGACAATTATTGTGAAGTCATTTCACATGGTAACAAATCTGACAATGGGAGCCactaaagagagaaaaaaaggtgGAGGCATGGGCAAGAGGATTGTGAAAAATGGATGCAATAGGTGTGGAAAGAGGTTACTGAGGCAAAAAGGCAAAAAACTCACCGAAGAGAGCAAATCGATGTCGACAATCAATGTGGAGAGAGGGTTATGGTTAGTGTTGTGTTGTCAGCCTTGTGGCATGCTCGGGGGGTGGGGCAGCCAAGCTGAAGCAGGCGTTGGAGGCATAGATGGATGGAGGACCTTGGCAATGGTTGCTGGATGATGAGGTTGACCGCGAGGCGGTCATCGGCACGATGGCAGCTGCCATGTATGGGCCAAAGAAGGCGTCACCGCAGCTTCTGCAACACAAGCATGGGGTTGACTAGCGGCGGCAGCGagaggggtgggggtggggacGTGGGTATTTGATGGTGTAGGGTTACTGAAAACCGATGAGTCAGGGTGGGGGCATGGGCGGGCGAGGGTACGTGGGGGAGAGGAGTCGCGCGTGCTtcttgtgcgtggatgatggtATGGGATGTGTCATGTGCCCAATATGGACCCCTCATGATTGGCCTAGTGGACCTAGCGAAGCCCAACACGAGGCCACAGATGCCCTAGGGTGCCTCCTACATACGACTTGGGAAGGGCGTGGCCAGGGGAGGGCACAGCCAAAGGCGGGCCACCTCCGCCCATAGAATTTCCCAATATTCGGGAAGATTGAgattaaataggaaagatggaaaAGTGTAGGAAAATTAATAAAGATTTGCCTAGAAAAAATAGATTAAGATTTATTAGAAAATAAATAGTTTTGCTTGTAAAGAAAGTAGTTGAAGTCTATAAGGACACTTTCCGTAGTTCCTTAGAGAATAAGTATAGATTGCTTGAAGGTCAAGTCCAATAGGGACTATAAATATAGGAGCATTGTAACTATTCTAATCAAGCAAGAAATAAAAATTTGTTGTTTGTGTGCATGCCACTATAATTTGAGTGTGCACCACTACCCTCTCCATTTGTGTCGCACACACTAATTTCACTATCACACACAAATTTAAGAGAAAAATTGTGTACTCTATGGCCCCAAAAGAGAAAAGTTGCTTCAACAAatgaaaaaaggaaagaaaaaaaccTTACCGGACCTAGTAGGGGATTGATACCTTGTCCCCGTCCCCGACTTCACTTATTTTCCCCGCTCCCCGTCTCCGATCCCCGGCTCGGGGACATGTTTCTTCCATCCCTGTCCCCGATTGTAGTCTCGGGGCCCCAACAAGTGCCGCATACCCGCGAGCTGGCACACCCCCGAACCACATGATTGGGAGAGCAGTTGTAGTCTGAGGGCCCCAAGCAAGCATCGGCAAGGGAATCTGATACTGTATCAAGGATCATCCGTATAGACTAGAGCATTCGCAAGGGAGAATCAACATGAGGATTGGAAGATGTAGACAAGGAGAAGAAAGAGTAAGAATCAACATCACCAtgagaggaagaagaggagaagCAAAAGCAGCACGGGCAGTTGAAACTGCGGCATTGGCCCTCGCCATCATAGCGTCGAGTGGGACTGCGACCCCACTCCGCCGAGCGACACACGAAAGCAGAAAAGTGGCGGCTAGTGGTGGGAAGGGAGCAATGTGATGCTAGGGTTATGCAGTATATATATCACGTTTTGGGCTTGGGCCAAAAGTTTTCTTACTAGGCCTCTTTTCTCAGGGCCTCGACGGATTTTGGGACGGTGAGCTAGATCTCATTCCTGCCCCCGCTTCACCCGATGGGGCTGACTTTTAGCTCGTCAAGCTCCTCGCGGGGAGCAATTTTACCCCATTTTAATCCCCTAATGGATGAATTTCCCATCGGGGATCTGGGATCGGGGCCCGTTGCCATCTTGAATAGGACTAGAACGACATTGTGGACAGCCCAATGTTGGAAGGGTAAGGCCTAGAACAATACCTCGTAGTAAGGAGGCTGGGTGAAATTGGGCTTGTttgtaatattttcagtttttccACCAAATCCAAGCTTATTATACTACCCGTTGTTACAAATGACAAATTTAATCCAACTTTCTGAAGAGATCCTAATGACAAATTGATAAGTGATGGTCACTGCTACTGAAGTAACACTCTGAGATCGAGTTATGGAGCCAAAAGGAAATATCACTCAGGGTGGAGACAAGGGGAGCGGGCAGGGCCTGGCCCCACCCTAACGTTGCAGAACCTTTATTAGTACATCTCATTACTTTTCATTAATTGCTAGAAATTTTAAGTACACAAACCTTCTCAATAAATTATCGATTGTTTTTTTCTCAAATACATTTCTTGATTGTTTAATCTTAAGtgtctaaataaaataaaaatgatttGAACCGTTGATCTATAAACAATGGTCCTTTTTTATCTTCAATCTAGACATTTTTGTTTGATAACGGAAGATTTATTAAATTTTCATGAACATTACATTACATCAGCCTTTACCTCAAGAAGCACACAACCATCAAAAGAGGGAACTCAACACACTGACTATCAATCCGTAAATTAGAATGTCACTCATGTGTGGCCTCTGGGAGAAGACAACCTAGAAATTTAGCATTTTTTTGAAGATACGAAGAGACTAAAGATGATTTATTATAGATTTTTAAGCATCAAAGTTAATAATTTTTAAGCCACCATCAAAATCAACAATGCCAACGTATAATTTTGTCGACATTCGATGAACTGGCCCAATTATCAGGGGCGGAGGCTCAtggaggcgaaactgggcctCCACCCCCCTTCCTCTATGCTTTGGTAGTTATTAATCCTAGCTTTGGTAGACTGTAATCTCATAGATGCTTATACACTGCAgctatctataactcttataaagctaaatcccactagatgaattctctcttcatgcaaggtgtcaacatcattccccactaaatCTTTTATCTATTCATACAagatgtccacatcattccccactaagtccatgtcattccatattaattataaaaaataaccatgtcatctatatcatgtgaaatactttaaatctttaatatattcacatacaagtcatgtacatatactatttgtttcatcaccaattaatttctctataatgtaaccaaatattagcttttgttttattagcttagcaattttttactagatctaatacaataaaatacatgcaagtcaaatttatatgtgtacatacataatagactaaataccatatagtaatgctatgtatataatgatttatttttaagaaaattccGCAGCAACGCACGGGGAATTCACCTAGTAGCTATAtatgaaaaactttgatagctaGGAGCAACAATAGTTTTTTTCAATTTGCCCCTCCTTAATTTTGGTCCACCCTCCGCCACTGCCCCTTATATCTTAATCCTGGCTCTGCCCCTGTTGTCAGCTCCCAAGAtggttcttttcattcatattaTTTTGGTTCTAGGGAGGGATCGGATCTTCTTTATGAGGGTAAATAGTTTTCTGTGTGCTTTGCATTTATTAGAATGTTGTAGTATACTTCCTTCGTACCAGTAAAGAAAGTTATTTTTTGTAAGGTTTGGGTGAAACattaagaatataaatcatgaataactttaagttgttgagtttgaaaatgcgaaaaccatatgaatagatttgtcttgaaaaatactttcataaaaatatacatataccactttttgataaatatttttataaaaacaaggagCCAAAGTTAGGATTTGGAGACTAGGTCGTTGTCCTAAATGACTTTTTTACGGGTACGGAGAAAGTAGCTAACTGTTGGTAAGGCACATTTCAAATGgatagatttttttttcaccACCTCTAGTAAATTAGTTGTTCGATTTGCCTCTGTTGTGTTCCTCGTTCTCGAGCAGCTCCCGGGATAATGTGTCTCCTATGTGGTGTGCACTGACTGAGAGCACATAATTCAAGACGATTTGTGCCCAAACCACTCAAAACGATGTGGTTTAATTCAAGTCTATGAACTCAACTAGTGCACTATATTTTCTTTCTTGTTGGCTCCACCAGTTTCTACAAACCATCATACTCATACCTATTTGATCACACGTAACCTAAATATCTTGCATTCTGGGTTTCTCTGTCCTTAACTCCTTATGTACCAATTGACAGTATTCATTCCCCTAGCACATGACAAGCTTGTATTTGCACTAAAAAAACATAGCCTATTATGCCTAGGGCTAATCACAGATCGGGCACAGATAATGCAGCAGTTAGGTTTGTAAGGTGCTAGGCAGGAAGTGTAAGGAAAATGGACCCCTTGGCCCATTTACTTTGGATTTTGGTGTCTGATGATCAACAAGACTAGACTAATGATTTTTCAAATGTTTATTTTGTAGTCCAAAAGATTGCAACTTGACTTGAACCAAGATCGGAGCTCAAAGAATGTGTTGAGTACTCAAAGAAAAGATATTAGAGGAAGTGTTGGAAGAATAGAAGAGAAGCAAGAAGTCCAAGACACGAAAATGATGGAGCCAGACAAAGAAACGGAAACCGACAGCAGAGGGGGTGGCATCAGACACCAAGATGTGCGCTGCCATGGGCTGGTCACCTCCCAAGGGTGGCGGTGCACCGCCTAGGGGTGGCAGTGCCAGCCTAGTAATGGCTAGTTTGAAAACCAGCCATTGGAGAGGTCACCGTCCTAGGGATGGCGATGTGGCACCGCCCTGTCCGGTGCACACATAGAAAAGTGTAGGGCTTGGAGGCAATAGCTATATCTTCACTTGGGCTATATATATGACTCCAACAGGGAAGATAGGAGGGTGTTGCTACACCTCATTTGTGCTCTCCACTTGAATAGGGCTTAAAGATCACAAGGTGATTGACATAGGTGCTTTATGAAATGCTTAGGTTAGTTAGATCACTCTCATATGTGCTTGCTCTAGGCTTAGGACTAGTTGCTTACTCTGGGTGTTCGGTTAACCGAAACCGAGCGGTTCCGTTCTTCGGGTAATTAGCTAATTCAGTTACTTAGAAACTCGGCACTGATCGGTTCTTGATAAAACTCGGAACCGAGGTTTTTCAGTTTCGGGTAATTCGGTTTGGTTTTGGTTCTAACCAAAAGGAACCGAAATTTTCAGAGAATGAAAAAACAGCTGATTCAAATACAAATTTCAGCAGCATTTCCTCTCATTTTCATGCAACCATCAGGACAATTTAAAGAGCAATGAAGAATGAAAACAGTagcacacatatatatcatagttCTCTCAAATGCTAAGGGCTAAATGGCTAATGGGCTGCGCTGTTTTCAATTTTCAGTACACATTTCCTATGGGGTGCATATATTTTGGGTTATTTTGGTTAACCGAGGCCAGGAACCGAAATAACCGTACTAAATTTGGTTCCTGAGAAAGCTGGAACCGAACAGGAACCGAAATCGATCGGTTCGGTTAGTTCGGTTTCGGTTCCCGGTTCTTTTGGTTCGGTTTCGGTTATTCGGTTTTTTGTGCCTAGAGTGACTAGTTGCTAAGTGATATTTGCATACCTCCTGATCAAAGGTGCTTGCGCACTGTGTTTGTACTCAGCGGGGCATATAGTCTTGCTCTTGCGAGAGTCCAGGAGAGGCTTGCCAAAAAGCACACTAGAGACCTACTTGCACGTGGAGAAGACCTGGGGCTATCCATGGAGGTACCCAACTAGAAGCTTGGCCCTTGCGAGGGATTCTTTGCGAggggctccaacgaggactaagGCGAAGCTTGAGCGCTTCTTGATACCTCGGTATACCAGAGTGGCCAGACTTTGCATCTCTATCGCCTTTTGCAGTAGAGATAGCAACACACTTAGGTTTTGCTAAGGTAAAAATTAGTGGCCGTGGTTAGAAGTAGAATTTTAAGTTGCACTCACAGCCCCTTCTTAGGCGTCAGCGTCACAGTCCTTTCACAAAGGTGCCAAAATATAATGCTACGCGTGCTTTGCATTTCAGTTCACGAAAATCCCATCCTGATCCCTTCCTACATTGTGTTTAGTAAGGCTAAGGCTAATACTTTCATGCAGGTAATCTTCAGGGCAACATTCTAGATCCGTCAGTGGTTCATACTGCATAAAGAGGAACGTCCTTTTTTCAAGAAATGATGCAGAAGATGAGAGACGTTGATTATATCTATCTTTGCAAAGTTTGGTTAGAACTTCACAACCGTATTGGCGTTTAGAGTTTTCCTTTTAGTGCCGAGCTCAGTTAAGCTAAACTCTGTTTTATTTCCTATTTGGATTGTTCACCTTATGGCGACACTCAGCTGTGTATCCTGAATGGTAGAGGCTAGAACTTTGTTCCCTTATTTTTTTACTAAAAAAAACTCAGCATACACATTACCATTCCAATACACAATGCGCACTCAGCATGACTGTGAAAGGCGATCTGGTTACATATCCATCGGCCTCATGGCACACTTCCTACCATCTGCTCATGGATCCCTCCGTATCAATCAACATTTGACCATGCAAAGAGTACAAGCATCTAAAATACCTGTGTAACAAACTCGCAGATGTGATGTGCGCGACCAGCCATCGTGGTATGTTCTCCATCAATCTGAACCCCAAGCCTCATCACGCATTGCTTGTCTAGTGGCAATTCTGttcttcctctctccctcctgttTCTTCAACTCGTCAGACCCAAAGTTTGTGAACTGCTTCAATCCCATCCCATGAGCAATTAGCCTTTGAGCCGTTCTTGCAGATGTCTTTGGTCTCGGCTTGGGCGGATCTAGGTCTGCAGCAAGACACGAGAGCAACTTAGAACAGAGTGTGCAGCAATTCTAACAAGACCAGATAATTAAGATGTGATAATCCACAAAGCATGCAAAGAGAGGCAAGCAGGTAGAAAGGAATCATCACAAGACACAAGGTGTTACCTCTACCATCTATTTTTGTCAATAGGTCATCATCCTGCTTCAGTGACCGTACTTTGTATCTTGGAGGTATGCAAGCTTGAGCCTCATTAGCTGTATGTCAATATGAAAGAATAAAGGGATCAGAATAAATGGAACCAAAGCTACAACAACAGCAACAGTGGATGGCTTCACTGTTAATATCATCTCCATCAAGTTCTAGCCTAACAGAATGGAATACCAGCAAAATATTAAAATGCAATGTTCCACAAGCTCACAGAATACGAGTAGACAAAATGACTTGTAAACAAACTGACATGTGAACTTATTCAGATTTTAGGGGTGGAGATATGGCGAGACCACCTATCATTTTAACCTACAAGTTTCTTCTCTCAGATAAGTATACTTGTCTAATCCATCATATCTCAGATAACTGATGTCAGAACATCATGTCCTACGATGGTACCATACACAAGCAAAGTTCCAAATAGCTGCAAGAACCAAATTACCAGCTGATGGAGTCTGGAAAACAGCAAGTGCAGAAGTATCATTAATCCAGCGAATGGCAACTCCATGATCCCCAAACTTCTCAAAAATCCTTTCCAGATCTGTTGTCCGCGTGCTTGGTGAAAAGTCATATAAAACAAGGACATGCCTTGTCCCAAACTGTGCAGCAGCTACAAGGCCAAGCTAAGTAATGAAGCCCTCCATTTAAAATTCAGCATGAACAATATAACCATGCATACAAAAATGGTATCTTGAATACCTGTAGCAGCATTGTTCTCTGGCCCATTCACATGATCCTCTGATCCAACCGGAGGATTAGACCATTTGTCATCCAACTCTCTTTCCGAACCACACTGGTCACTGTACAGAACACTCTTATTGTAAAGAAATGAGCCCCTCCCCCTCCTTTTGGGCCCTGAAGATGGGGTGCTACTTCTTTCTGAGGAGCTGCAAGAAGATACTCTAGCTCCTTGCTCAAGAGAGCGCACTAGTGTGTCATCAAGGGCGCCGCTATCTGCAATAGCCTCCCAATCTGCAAGGATCGAAGGAGGAATGCACGATCTCAATCTCCCATGAGCTGTGTCCACAAGTTCAATAGCACAAGCAAGTTGTAAAAAGTCAAAAATAATACCATCCTCCCCATCTTCATTGTTTTTGTCAGTATTAGCTGAGACTTCTGAGTCTTTTGAACCCGTCGCGCACTCTTGTGATGAACATTGCTCTGGCAGCTCCTGATCCCTTCAGAGCACATCGTTTGACACAAAACAAATATATAACTAATTAAGAAATAAAGAAGAGGCACCCAAGCAGGAGATTGTACATGACGTCAATTATTGTGAGGGAGTCAAACTAGTACATCTACCCTATTAATTCACCGTCCTTTTCTTTCCTAGATCCACATCAAAAAAACGTCCCCCACTAAGGAGCCTCATA
It encodes:
- the LOC8080925 gene encoding uncharacterized protein LOC8080925, translated to MDGPRWTEEVDDLVDAGDVDAAIALLESVVSGLSTSAAAPATDLRLATALGDLAGLHASRGDTLRADELRARAIALRSRAAAPWTGTLGDQELPEQCSSQECATGSKDSEVSANTDKNNEDGEDDWEAIADSGALDDTLVRSLEQGARVSSCSSSERSSTPSSGPKRRGRGSFLYNKSVLYSDQCGSERELDDKWSNPPVGSEDHVNGPENNAATAAAQFGTRHVLVLYDFSPSTRTTDLERIFEKFGDHGVAIRWINDTSALAVFQTPSAANEAQACIPPRYKVRSLKQDDDLLTKIDGRDLDPPKPRPKTSARTAQRLIAHGMGLKQFTNFGSDELKKQEGERKNRIATRQAMRDEAWGSD